GGAACAATGTGTGATTTTTCATCATTGATTTGGTCTTCAGGCCGATGTTTAGTCAGAGTTCAACGTGGGCAGGAGCAGTTATTTTGCATCTAGGGTCTTTAGTTATAGCGCCCATGCTATTAAACCTTTTGTGATGCCCACGTATAAAATCAAGGCGAGATTTCTCCTTCAGCCATCGTACACGTTCTAGTAACCAATTTCGGCTTTGCAAGCCCCTGTATCTAACCTATGGGCTGCAACTTCATCCCACTTCGCCATGAGGTGGTTGATTGTAAGCCAACCTAAACAAGAATCAGCATAACCAACCAATAGTTTTTTATGAAACTCGCTGTAATCACAATGGTCGAATGAAGCAATAACATTGGCTCCAACACCTATTAGCTTTACCACGTGATCCAACCAGCATGGATATGCTCCGATCACGCCACAAACGGTGTAGCAGTCATGAGCTTTAAGCCCGCTCCGAGCTAGTAGATGAGAATGACCATACGTCGCGCTGTCTCCGAAAGACGTATCCGATTAAAGAATGAGTAGATACAGAAACGCACTTATCCCAAGAAAAGTGATGCTAAACGCATTGCGTTGGATGACAAGCCATTACTGCTCACCAACACTCCACTATGGAAAACTGTCTTTTATCATCTGCAACGTTGGCTATCGGGACGCTTGTCAAAATTACACGCTCGATCCTACGCACTCCACCTTTAGATTGATGAACCACCTCAGGAGATCTAGCCCAACGCGACCAGTGACTACCCAACACCTTGGTAAGCATTGATTTCGTCCTCTTCTCATTCCTGATCTCAGCAACGCAGAAACTTCCCTCAATACATTCGTAAGACACTGTAAGCCCTGCTCGCACGATTACAAGCCATTCGCGCAAATACATGACATCGAACTCTTCGTATTTGAAGCAGATGCGACAATAGCCCTTGAACCTGTGAAACAGGCATTCGACCTCATTGTGGCGCTTGTACATTTTGCGGTCATATGCTCAAGGCTCACTAGGTATGCGCAGCGGTGGCATGACGGGGATGAAACCCAACTCAAGGCGTTAATGAACGGGCCTGGGTAACCTTCGTCGACATGGTCCATGAGCACGTGCAACGAGTGATCTGGTGAACCGAGCCGCTCGAGCAACAGCCACTCGCGCAAACTTGCGGCACATCGTGCGCTTGTACAGACTATTGTCCGTTACGGGAAAGTAGTTCTTGATGTTCCACGCACCAAGAAATTTGCCGATAATCAACGGACCGTTTTTTGAGGTGCACTAGTGCCATCCGGATGCACCTTCACACTAACTGCGCTCCAGCAACACAGTCTGAAACTTGATTTGTACGACCGATGCTTGCTGGAGTGACTCGAAGACTCGATCCAACGCACCAGACTTCGCCCATTAGTTCATGCATGTGCAGATCGTATACCAGTGGCAGAAGCCTTTGGACAAGCCACGCCATTTGTAGCTGTACTCAACGAGATACCGTATGACGTTGAGCACTTGCAGATTTGTCGAACTTACGTTGCCGTGTTGCTTCGGCAAACAGTATTCGACCTGCTCGAATGAGGCTGCTGCGATCTCCATCGCTCACCGCAGCAGGGAAAGCGTCTCAGAACCATTCGTGTTCACAGACCCCAATTAGCGGCCGACTCTTAGATCCATAAAAAAATGATGTCAAACTGAAATGACAGCAAGCAGCTAGCACGATCCTATCCTACTTGCATTTAGGGATGTGCAACCTGTCACTCATACAAATCGTCACCTTCAGCAAGGCGATTTCAAGCACTGACATGCATACCCCTTAACAGATAGTCTTCACAGCGAAGATTTTCGGGTAGTTCTGTGCCGCTTCAGAAGCAGTTAAGAACACTGGGGCAGATCTCAAACCATCACCATAGTTAATCACCTCAAACAACAGATGTTACTTAATAATGTGATATACACGCCTCCCCATAGATACGTTCATGCTTTCAATGCCCTTGGCAAGACACAACACTGGCACAGGGTCTTTATTCCTGAACCTCAATTGCAATGGATTGATATCAAAACATACTCTATATATCGCTTACTTGCCTGTGGAGCGCGGCATTATATAATTCCAAAAAAATCCGTCGATTTATCTAAAAATATTATTAAAAATCAAAAAGATGGAAACAATCTCCTGTACCCATCACCCGTTGTACTTTTCCACGCATCCAGGCTCGGTAGGGTGTTTTGCATTCACGCCATGCAAGATGCATTCGGTGCAACACGATGAAGCTGGCCATTCTCTCCCGAAACAGCAAGCTTTATTCCACTCGACGTTTAGTCGAAGCGGCACGTATGCGTGGTCATACTGTTCGTATTCTTGATCCGTTGCGATGCTACATGCGGATCGTCGTTGGAGACTTCCGCATGCACTACAAGGGAAAGCCAATAGACGGCTATCACGCAGTAATTCCACGTATTGGTGTATCGGCCACACGCTACGCTACTGCGGTACTACGTCAATTCGAACTGATGGGCACCTACACTCCCAATCCCTCGGACGCAATTCTGCGCTCACGAGACAAGCTACGCGCACATCAGCTGTTAGCCGCCCAGGGCATCGACATGCCGATTACTGTGTTCGGCGACAATCCAGACGACACCCAAGACCTACTCTCAATGCTCGGTCCGCCCCCCCATGTGGTAAAGCTTAACGAGGGTACACAGGGTACAGGGGTGATCCTATCCGAAAAGACCAATACCTCACGCGGTTTGGTAGAGGCACTACGTGGGCTATATGCCAATTTTCTGGTGCAAGAGTTTATCGGCGAGGCTGACAGTACAGACCTACGCTGTTTCGTAGTCGGCAACCAAGTCGTAGCAGCGATGCGCCGGCAAGCGGCGGAGGGTGACTTTCGTTCTAACCTGCATCTAGGCGGGATTGCAACTGCTGCCACTGCCAATGATGAAGAACAAGAGGTGGCAGTACGTTCAGCACGCGCGCTTGGACTAACCGTGGCTGGGGTAGATCTCATCCGTTCACGACGTGGACCGCTGGTGCTTGAGGTCAATCCCACACCCGGGTTAGAAGGCATCGAAGCGACTTCCGGTGCCAACGTTGCCACACAGATCGTACGCCATGTTGAGGATATGCTGGCTAATATCTGAGCAGTGATTCTTGTCAAATCTCATGGATTATTTAGGGTCCGCCTACGGTTTATGGATCACAGTACTTGCGCAATTGATGATGACATCAAAGTTTATTTCTTGGGTTCAAGCAGTTTTGCTTAGGTTTTTTTGTGTCAGACACCCCTTGATGGAAAGGCATAAAGCGCACTACAGTCCCATCAGTATGATTGAGCATTATTCTCCACTCCGAAGTAGAAGATCACAGAGGGATTTACCATCTTTACCAATCGCGCACCACTGACTTGGGCACCCATCTCCAACTGGCTGCCTCTCTGTGGAAGGCAACGAGTGAGAGGCAGGTTCGACAACCCTTACATAAGACTCCATGTATTCAGCCAATGCCTTTACCGCCATCCTTCGGCACACACTGGCCCGGATGTAACTGATTCATCAGCTTTAAACCTATTCGAAGACAATGTCGGTTATATGGCCAATCTCAACCTTAGCAACGTAGGAACTGATCCACACCATTCTGGTCTACAAGCATAGCCATGCAATAACTTATCGCCTGCCACCGCTTCCAATGGCCCATTACGCAACATCCACTTTGCTTATCCAGCAAGATGGGAGCAATACTCCCACGATCAGGGTACAGCGTTACACCCATCTTCCTCCGAACAATTGAGGCTCAAGTGCGCATTTTGGTCATCGAAGACAACAGCGATATCGCCGCCAATCTGGGCGATTACCTTGAAGACCGCGGCCACGCCGTGGATTTCGCCGCCGATGGTGTGACCGGCTTGCATTTGGCCGTAGTCCACGAATTCGACGCCATCGTGCTCGACCTGAATCTGCCTGGCATGGATGGTATTGAAATCTGCCGCAAGTTGCGCAACGAAGCACGCAAACAGACCCCAGTGCTAATGTTGACAGCACGCGACTCACTGGATAACAAGCTGGCGGGCTTCGACTCGGGTGCTGACGACTACTTGATCAAACCATTCGCTTTGCAAGAAGTTGAAGTTCGCTTGAACGCACTATCGCGCCGTGGCAAAGGCCTGCAGACCCGGGTACTGGAGACAGGCGATCTGGAGTACAACCTCGACACACTGGAGGTGCGCCGCCGCGGTAAGCTGCTGCAGCTCAACCCAACCGCGTTGAAGATACTGCAAGCACTGATGGAAGCCACTCCAGCCGTGGTGACCCGCCAGGAGCTAGAGACTCGTGTGTGGGGTGAGGAACTACCGGACTCGGACTCGCTGCGCGTGCATATCCACGGGTTACGCGCAGTCGTTGACAAGCCTTTCGACGTACCATTGATACAAACTCGTCATGGGATCGGATACCGCATCGCCACACCCGATGCCTGAATCTGAGACACACCCACGTTCGACAGGGCGGCACGCGCGCTACCGGCGCCGGTTGAGAAGCCGAATCATTTTGTCCTTCTTATTGCTTGGCTTTGCACTGACTTCACTGTTTGCATTTGCCACAAATTGGGCGCGCGCGCGCGTAGAAAACCAGCTCGTTGAAGAATTGATGAATCGCAACATCGACGAGTATGCCAAACGCTACTACATCGACCCATCGCATAGCCCAGATCTGCCAGTACAGCAGATGAAAGCCTTCTACTATCCACGTGATAAATTTGACCGCGTCAGGTTAGAACGCCCTGATTGGGCAGCACTTCCCAATGGCAATCACAATGTGATCGGCCTAGACAATACCGGAAAACTATTTGCGTATTATAAACTCGCGGTACGCAAAGCTGATGATGCTTGGTTTTTTTTGGCCTACGACATGACGGAGGCTATACGTGGTGAGCGACAGCTCAAACGTGCCTTATACATTTCTGTGTTGGTATTCAGTGGGCTGTCCCTGCTTATCGGATGGTGGTCGGCCTCGAAAGTGATGAAACCGGTTTCAGACTTAGCGACGCTGCTACGTACTTATCGTGGTCAAACCACTAATCCAAAACCCCTCGCCCCCCACTTTCCAGATGATGAAGTCGGTGAGCTTGCCCGCGCATTGGACGATTATTCGAGTCGGCTCACTGAGGTAGTACAAAGAGATCGTGAATTCAACGCAGACGTCAGTCACGAATTGCGTACACCACTGGCTGTCATCCGGGGTGCAACTGAACTGTTACTCACCAAACCCGAACTGGATCCGAAGATCCAACAACGTATCCAACGTATCCAACGCGCTGAACAGCAATGCAGCGACCTGATCGGCGCGTTGTTGTTGCTTTCGCGCAACGAACGCGGTCATGGAAGCAGCAATGTCGCCAAGGTTGCTGAACAGTTACTGGATTCGCATCGCGCCCAGCTCGGCGGCAAACGAATCGAACTCATTTTGGAGGGTAAACGTGATCTAACGGTGAATGTACCGGAATCCGCACTGTCAGTGGCATTGGGAAATCTGATTGGCAACGCAGTCAAGTACACCCTTGAAGGACGAGTCATGGTGCGAGTGCTTGAAGAAGCGGTTGAAATACAGGATACGGGGCCTGGCCTCAGCGAACAGGACGCCGCCAAACTGTTCCAACGTGGGTATCGCGGTACCCACGCAGGACACTCGCAAGGTGGTGGTATTGGGCTATCGATAGTAAGCCGATTATGTGACTTGTACGGTTGGAAAGTCAGCGTGCGGCCAGGAGACACGTGTGGAGTCATTGCTATGTTACGTTTCTTTAAATAACCCAATATCAAACTCACCCACTTTACTGACCAACAGTTAAAAACATTTAGAGTAAGCAAGAACTATTAACGCTATCCATCAGTGGATCGAATCTACCCATACATTCATAGATTCGTATAACACTCTATTTTCCACATCGGACCGGTAATTTGTGCATCTCCAATCTGGGGTTCATGCGTTCAGTACTCTATGTGACGGATAACAACCACACATCACATCCACTACCAAAACCTTTTAACAAGTGACACACAATTTATATTTGATCATCCCAATGATGAGTTGATGCCTCTCGGTAATGCTAACAACCTATCTGATCAACACTCGGAAAAGCAGAAGCAAGAACGCGATAGCGCGCATCCAATTTGGATACCTGCCCGCCTAAATGGGCGGGATCTCCATCGTTAACCACAACATCATCAGCTATAGCTAAGCGCGCTCTGCGTCCAGTCTGAGCCGCAATCATCAAGGACGC
This region of Xylella taiwanensis genomic DNA includes:
- a CDS encoding response regulator transcription factor, which codes for MRILVIEDNSDIAANLGDYLEDRGHAVDFAADGVTGLHLAVVHEFDAIVLDLNLPGMDGIEICRKLRNEARKQTPVLMLTARDSLDNKLAGFDSGADDYLIKPFALQEVEVRLNALSRRGKGLQTRVLETGDLEYNLDTLEVRRRGKLLQLNPTALKILQALMEATPAVVTRQELETRVWGEELPDSDSLRVHIHGLRAVVDKPFDVPLIQTRHGIGYRIATPDA
- the rimK gene encoding 30S ribosomal protein S6--L-glutamate ligase; this encodes MKLAILSRNSKLYSTRRLVEAARMRGHTVRILDPLRCYMRIVVGDFRMHYKGKPIDGYHAVIPRIGVSATRYATAVLRQFELMGTYTPNPSDAILRSRDKLRAHQLLAAQGIDMPITVFGDNPDDTQDLLSMLGPPPHVVKLNEGTQGTGVILSEKTNTSRGLVEALRGLYANFLVQEFIGEADSTDLRCFVVGNQVVAAMRRQAAEGDFRSNLHLGGIATAATANDEEQEVAVRSARALGLTVAGVDLIRSRRGPLVLEVNPTPGLEGIEATSGANVATQIVRHVEDMLANI
- a CDS encoding sensor histidine kinase, giving the protein MPESETHPRSTGRHARYRRRLRSRIILSFLLLGFALTSLFAFATNWARARVENQLVEELMNRNIDEYAKRYYIDPSHSPDLPVQQMKAFYYPRDKFDRVRLERPDWAALPNGNHNVIGLDNTGKLFAYYKLAVRKADDAWFFLAYDMTEAIRGERQLKRALYISVLVFSGLSLLIGWWSASKVMKPVSDLATLLRTYRGQTTNPKPLAPHFPDDEVGELARALDDYSSRLTEVVQRDREFNADVSHELRTPLAVIRGATELLLTKPELDPKIQQRIQRIQRAEQQCSDLIGALLLLSRNERGHGSSNVAKVAEQLLDSHRAQLGGKRIELILEGKRDLTVNVPESALSVALGNLIGNAVKYTLEGRVMVRVLEEAVEIQDTGPGLSEQDAAKLFQRGYRGTHAGHSQGGGIGLSIVSRLCDLYGWKVSVRPGDTCGVIAMLRFFK